The DNA sequence GATTTCCGCCGGATCGCTTTCGCCAGCCAGCATGTAGGTATTGGTCATGCGCGGCATCGGCAGGTGCGCGTAGGATTCACGCCGACCGTTACCGGTACAGGCCTGGCCCATCAGTCGCGCATTGAGCTTGTCCTGCATATAACCCTTGAGCACGCCGTTCTCGATCAGCGTGGTGCACTCGGTCGGCGTACCTTCGTCATCGACGCTCAGCGAGCCGCGCCGGCCGGCCAGGGTGCCGTCATCGACGATGGTACACAGCCTGGAAGCAACCAACTCGCCCATGCGCCCACTGAAGGCCGAGGCGCCCTTGCGGTTGAAATCGCCTTCCAGGCCGTGGCCGACCGCTTCGTGCAACAAGACCCCGGACCATCCGGAGCCCAGCACCACCGGCAAAGTACCGGCCGGCGCCGGAATGGCTTCGAGGTTGACCAGCGCCTGGCGCAACGCCTCGCGGGCATAGCCCATGGCACGGTCATCGTTGAGGAAATAGCGGTAGTCGGTACGGCCGCCACCACCATGCCCTCCGCGCTCGCGGCGACCATTGTGCTCGACGATCACGCTGACATTGAATCGCACCAGGGGACGTACATCGGCCGCCAGGCTGCCATCGGCCGCAGCAATCAGGATGCGCTCCCAGACCCCGGCCATGCTCACCGTGACCTGCTGGATACGCGGATCCAGGGCGCGGGTAGCGGTATCGATGCGCTTCAACAGCTCGACCTTTTCCGCTCGACTGATGACCTCAAGCGGGTTGTCCGGGCCATACAAACGCGTCACATCCGGGCTGCTGAAGACTTGTACCCGGCCATTCTGCCCGGCGCGGGAGATCGAACGTGCCGCCCGAGCGGCTTGTTGCAACGCATCCAGGGTGATGGCATTGCTGTAGGCAAAACCCGTCTTCTCGGCGGATTGGGCGCGTACGCCGACGCCTTGATCGAGATTGAAACTGCCTTCCTTGACGATGCCGTCTTCCAGCGCCCAGGACTCGGAAATCTGCCCCTGAAAGTACAAGTCGGCTGCATCGATGCCCGGCCCGGCCAGTTCACCCAGCACCGACTGCAGGCCTTCGATGGTCAGGCCACCAGGCGCTAGCAGGTGTTCGCTGACAGTGGATAACAACTCGCTCATAGTCACTCCGAGGTATGCGCAGGCCGCAACGCGCCCTGCGAGAAAAAGCGCCGGTGACTGGACACCGGCATCCGCGCCCGGATGGACGCCTGTTCGCTGCTGTCGCGCTCGGCCAGCAGCACGGCTGGGCCCTGATCCTGTTCGGCCAGGATACGCCCCCAGGGATCCACAATGGCCGCATGCCCGAAGGTTTCGCGCGGCCCGGGATGAACGCCGCCCTGGGCAGCCGCCAGGATATAACACTGGGTCTCGATGGCCCTGGCGCGAATCAGGACTTCCCAATGCGCCGCACCGGTGACTGCGGTAAACGCCGCCGGCGCCGTGATCAGTTCCGCCCCGGCCTCGCGCAGCGCGCTGTACAGCTCCGGGAAACGCAGGTCATAACAGACCGTCAGGCCCACTCGCCCGACCGGCGTATCGGCAACCACGACATTATGACCATGGGCATAGTCATCGGACTCACGATAACGCCCACGATTATCGGCCACATCCACATCGAACAGATGCAGTTTATCGTAGCGCGCAATCTGCTCACCGAGGTCATCGACCAGCAGCGAGCAGGCATGTGACTTGGCGTCGGGCTGGTCGGCCGGCGGCAAGGGCACAGTGCCGGCCACTATCCATAACTTGAGGTCGCGCGCCGTCTGTTTCAACCAGGGCAGGATCGGTCCCTGGCCCAGCGCTTCGGCCCGGCCGATAGCCGCACTGTCGCTTCGGCCCATGGCTGCGAAGTTTTCCGGCAGCACCGCCAGCTGCGCCCCGCCTTCGGCTGCCCGCTCGAGCAAACTGCGAGCCTGCTCCAGGTTGGCCAGGACATCACTCTGGCTGACCATTTGAATCACCGCTAACGACATGCTGGACTCCGGCCTATCGATACTTTTCAAAGGGTTTCATATAGGTAATCCTGGGCGCTTTCCACGAGCCTTCGACGCGGTACTGCACGCTGGCAAATCGCGCCACCCTGTCGCCGAGCAGGCGATCGACCAGAAACAGCGCGCCGCCTATCGCTGGAGCACCGACGATCAACGCGGCGATGGGCAGGTTATTGGTCACAGGCAGGGTCACCAACAATTTCGCATCGACCCGGTCGCGGACCATGTCCAGGGTCCCATCGAGCTCAAAGTTGCTCGACGGGCCGGTCAGGGTTATAGGTACCCGCGTTACATAGACACCGTTACTGGCAACCAGTACGCCCTTGACCCGATCATAGCTCAACCCTTTATCGAGCAGGTCGGAGAAATCCAGGCGCAGGCGACGACCGATCGAGTTGAAATTGAGCAGGCCAAACACCCGCAGCGCCTGGGCGCCACCCTCGACTTCGACGAACTGGCCGTTGCGCAAGGTCGCATCGAGGCTACCGGAGAAACGCTTGAGCCCGATGTAGGCCGGCGATCCCGGCCAACTGCCATCCACGTCGAGATTAAAGCTCCTGCTGGTAACAGTGGGTGCATAATTCCAGGCCTTGAGCACGTCCGCCAGGTTCTTCCCCTGCAACTGTCCCTTGAACCAACTGCTCGTTGCACCCGGCGCGCCCTCCCAGACCGCGCTTCCCTGCACCAGCATACCCTTGAGGCCCAGGTCCAGACCGTTGAACGCGACCCCCTTGGCAGTCGGACGGATTTTCATCGACCAGCCCCCTACCAGGTCAGTTCCCTGAT is a window from the Pseudomonas sp. LS1212 genome containing:
- the tldD gene encoding metalloprotease TldD; its protein translation is MSELLSTVSEHLLAPGGLTIEGLQSVLGELAGPGIDAADLYFQGQISESWALEDGIVKEGSFNLDQGVGVRAQSAEKTGFAYSNAITLDALQQAARAARSISRAGQNGRVQVFSSPDVTRLYGPDNPLEVISRAEKVELLKRIDTATRALDPRIQQVTVSMAGVWERILIAAADGSLAADVRPLVRFNVSVIVEHNGRRERGGHGGGGRTDYRYFLNDDRAMGYAREALRQALVNLEAIPAPAGTLPVVLGSGWSGVLLHEAVGHGLEGDFNRKGASAFSGRMGELVASRLCTIVDDGTLAGRRGSLSVDDEGTPTECTTLIENGVLKGYMQDKLNARLMGQACTGNGRRESYAHLPMPRMTNTYMLAGESDPAEIIASVKKGIYCANLGGGQVDITSGKFVFSTSEAYLIEDGKITAPVKGATLIGNGPEAMSRVSMVGNDLSLDSGVGTCGKDGQSVPVGVGQPTLRIDAMTVGGTGA
- a CDS encoding carbon-nitrogen hydrolase family protein encodes the protein MSLAVIQMVSQSDVLANLEQARSLLERAAEGGAQLAVLPENFAAMGRSDSAAIGRAEALGQGPILPWLKQTARDLKLWIVAGTVPLPPADQPDAKSHACSLLVDDLGEQIARYDKLHLFDVDVADNRGRYRESDDYAHGHNVVVADTPVGRVGLTVCYDLRFPELYSALREAGAELITAPAAFTAVTGAAHWEVLIRARAIETQCYILAAAQGGVHPGPRETFGHAAIVDPWGRILAEQDQGPAVLLAERDSSEQASIRARMPVSSHRRFFSQGALRPAHTSE